A window of Pseudomonadota bacterium contains these coding sequences:
- the aroA gene encoding 3-phosphoshikimate 1-carboxyvinyltransferase — protein MSSASHRHTADAGRLTIAGGHVGGTIRVPGDKSISHRVAMFAAMASGTSVIKGFCHGDDCLATLSALHGLGVEHAWDDQVLSIYGNGRDGLGAPGAAIDCGNSGTTMRLLCGLLAPQDFASTLVGDDSLSRRPMERVAEPLRQMGARIATTDGCPPLRIDGNPRLRAARIDVEVASAQVKTALMLAALYADGESRISTPGRVRDHSERLLPLFGCPVRVDGQATVVPGRVGLRAIEFSVPGDISAAAFFMVAACLAGHGLTRIVDVGLNPGRSALIRLLQGMGARIEVTERPAGAAEPIGEIHVWRSSLTGVDVPRELVAPAIDEFPALCVAAACASGETTIRGAGELRFKESDRIATMAVALRTLGVFVETSSDGLLIRGGEISGGTVDCGGDHRIAMALSVLGLVSRDPLTVTGTECIQTSFPGFQDLLAKAGANIIASPEIRLSGEVQ, from the coding sequence TTGAGCAGCGCGTCACATCGCCACACCGCCGATGCCGGTCGCCTGACCATCGCCGGCGGCCATGTCGGCGGCACCATTCGTGTTCCCGGCGACAAATCGATCAGTCACCGGGTTGCGATGTTCGCGGCCATGGCCAGCGGGACCAGCGTCATCAAAGGATTCTGTCACGGCGACGATTGCCTGGCGACGCTGTCTGCGTTGCATGGTCTGGGGGTCGAGCATGCGTGGGACGACCAGGTCTTGAGCATATATGGCAATGGACGTGACGGTCTGGGCGCGCCGGGGGCGGCGATAGACTGCGGTAATTCGGGAACCACGATGCGCCTGTTGTGCGGGTTGCTGGCGCCGCAAGACTTTGCCAGTACCTTGGTCGGCGATGATTCGCTGAGCCGGCGGCCGATGGAGCGTGTGGCGGAGCCGCTACGGCAGATGGGTGCGCGGATCGCCACGACCGACGGGTGTCCTCCGCTGCGGATAGATGGCAATCCACGGCTCAGGGCGGCCCGGATAGACGTCGAGGTTGCCAGCGCGCAGGTCAAGACCGCGCTAATGCTGGCCGCGCTTTATGCCGATGGCGAAAGCAGGATTTCCACCCCGGGCAGGGTCAGGGATCACAGTGAGCGGTTGTTGCCCTTGTTCGGCTGTCCGGTCCGCGTCGACGGGCAAGCCACGGTGGTGCCCGGGCGCGTAGGTTTGCGGGCGATCGAATTCAGCGTACCCGGGGATATTTCGGCCGCCGCATTTTTTATGGTTGCCGCCTGCCTGGCAGGTCATGGGCTTACCCGGATTGTCGATGTGGGTCTGAACCCCGGACGCAGCGCGCTGATCCGATTGTTGCAGGGCATGGGCGCGCGGATCGAAGTAACGGAGCGTCCCGCCGGCGCAGCGGAACCGATCGGCGAGATTCATGTCTGGCGTTCGAGTTTGACCGGGGTTGACGTGCCGCGGGAACTGGTGGCGCCTGCAATAGACGAGTTTCCGGCGCTTTGCGTAGCGGCGGCCTGCGCCAGTGGCGAAACGACGATTCGGGGCGCGGGTGAATTGCGTTTCAAGGAGAGCGATCGAATCGCAACCATGGCCGTTGCTTTGCGCACCCTGGGCGTTTTCGTAGAGACCAGCTCTGACGGGCTGCTCATCCGGGGCGGCGAAATCAGCGGGGGCACCGTCGATTGCGGCGGCGATCATCGCATCGCGATGGCATTGAGCGTTCTTGGCCTGGTATCCCGGGATCCGTTGACAGTGACCGGGACGGAATGCATCCAGACCTCGTTTCCCGGGTTTCAGGATTTGCTGGCAAAAGCGGGGGCGAACATCATCGCCAGTCCGGAAATTCGATTATCCGGTGAGGTTCAGTAA
- the cmk gene encoding (d)CMP kinase, protein MGDTVGDQDIAVVAIDGPSGSGKGTIAQRLAGYLGWHFLDSGALYRLVAVAAKESSVDLDDEAGLGRLAAGLDVRFDSTADGTEQIFLGQTDVASEVRTEETGKIASKIAAMPQVRAALMELQKRFRQTPGLVADGRDMGSVVFPDATVKIFLTASPEERARRRHKQLKDKGIDVSLPAVSADIAERDRRDRERAVAPLRPAPDAVILDTTGLSISEVVEQAKKIVATTLADR, encoded by the coding sequence ATGGGGGACACTGTGGGCGACCAGGACATTGCTGTCGTCGCGATCGACGGGCCCAGCGGGTCGGGTAAGGGAACCATTGCGCAACGATTGGCGGGCTACCTGGGCTGGCATTTCCTGGACAGCGGCGCTTTGTACCGGCTGGTCGCGGTCGCCGCGAAAGAGTCCTCCGTCGACCTGGATGATGAAGCCGGGCTTGGTCGCCTGGCGGCTGGCCTGGACGTCAGATTCGACAGCACGGCGGACGGGACCGAGCAAATATTTTTGGGTCAGACTGATGTCGCCAGCGAAGTCAGAACCGAAGAAACCGGGAAAATTGCTTCGAAAATCGCTGCGATGCCGCAGGTGCGCGCGGCCTTAATGGAACTGCAAAAAAGATTCCGCCAGACACCGGGCCTGGTCGCCGATGGGCGCGATATGGGTAGCGTGGTTTTCCCGGATGCGACGGTAAAAATTTTTCTCACGGCCAGCCCCGAAGAAAGGGCCCGGAGACGACATAAGCAGTTGAAGGACAAGGGAATTGATGTTAGCCTTCCGGCCGTTTCCGCAGACATCGCGGAGCGTGATCGCAGGGATAGGGAACGTGCGGTTGCGCCGTTAAGGCCGGCTCCGGATGCGGTGATTCTGGATACCACCGGCCTCTCGATAAGCGAAGTGGTAGAACAGGCGAAGAAAATAGTCGCCACGACTTTGGCTGACCGGTGA
- a CDS encoding histidinol-phosphate transaminase has translation MPRSPLDLAAPGVREIDPYQPGKPIDELEREYGISNSIKLASNENPLGPGAKVMAAIAKAAPQAALYPDGNGFHLKEALAAHHHVGIDRITLGNGSNDVLVLLAEAFLTPSHEAIYSEYAFAVYPLAVQAVGATAKVSAAQPGDSFSPLGHDLGEMETLIGDRTRLIFIANPNNPTGTWIKSRELRDFIGQVPDHALVVVDEAYFDYLEEQDYPDTSQWLDDFPNLVVTRTFSKAYGLAGLRIGYSLSHPDVANVLNRIRQPFNVNSLALEAACAAINDKMHLQRCVSLNNEQRDIVGAGLKKLGLRFIPSVANFILVDMGRPAMPVYEDLLRQGVIVRPVGNYGLPEHLRISIGTAEQNQRLLQALRQVF, from the coding sequence ATGCCTCGATCACCGCTTGATCTTGCCGCCCCCGGTGTTCGGGAAATTGACCCGTACCAGCCCGGCAAGCCCATCGATGAACTCGAGCGCGAGTACGGGATCAGTAACAGCATCAAGCTGGCCTCAAACGAGAATCCGCTGGGACCGGGCGCAAAAGTCATGGCCGCGATCGCCAAGGCCGCGCCACAGGCAGCCTTGTACCCCGACGGCAACGGGTTTCATCTGAAGGAAGCGCTGGCGGCGCATCACCATGTCGGCATCGACAGGATCACGCTTGGTAATGGTTCGAATGATGTATTGGTGTTGCTTGCGGAAGCGTTCCTGACGCCGAGTCACGAGGCAATCTACTCCGAGTACGCGTTCGCGGTTTATCCACTGGCCGTGCAGGCGGTCGGTGCCACCGCGAAAGTCAGCGCCGCGCAGCCGGGAGATTCTTTTTCACCGTTGGGCCATGACCTCGGTGAAATGGAAACCTTGATCGGCGACCGGACCCGCCTGATTTTTATTGCCAATCCAAACAACCCCACCGGTACCTGGATAAAAAGCCGCGAACTTAGAGATTTTATCGGGCAGGTGCCTGATCACGCGCTGGTTGTCGTGGACGAAGCCTATTTCGATTACCTGGAAGAGCAGGACTATCCGGATACCAGCCAATGGCTGGACGATTTTCCGAACCTGGTCGTTACCCGAACCTTTTCCAAAGCCTACGGCCTGGCAGGCCTGCGCATCGGTTATTCGCTATCGCATCCGGATGTGGCCAATGTCCTGAACCGGATTCGCCAGCCGTTCAATGTCAATTCCCTGGCGCTGGAAGCCGCGTGCGCCGCGATCAACGATAAAATGCACCTGCAACGCTGTGTCTCCCTGAACAACGAGCAGCGCGACATTGTGGGGGCTGGATTGAAGAAACTGGGCTTGCGGTTTATCCCGTCGGTGGCCAATTTCATATTGGTCGATATGGGCCGGCCGGCCATGCCGGTTTACGAAGACTTGCTGCGCCAGGGCGTCATCGTACGGCCGGTTGGCAACTATGGCTTGCCCGAGCACCTGAGAATTTCGATCGGCACGGCAGAGCAAAACCAGCGCTTGTTGCAGGCACTGCGCCAGGTGTTTTGA